Proteins from a single region of Ferrimicrobium sp.:
- the sufC gene encoding Fe-S cluster assembly ATPase SufC, with translation MTVPSLFEAQDLWVSAADTTILKGFSISVAPGELHVIMGPNGSGKSSFANAIMGSADYHIDSGQVIFKGVDISALPVDERAKEGIFLAFQYPEEIPGVSVIQFLRQALQARRGADVSAIEVRFDLLEWLERLGLDPSFASRYLNEGFSGGEKKRNEIIQMAMMQPELAILDETDSGLDIDALRTVARGIETVREAKPEMGVILITHYQRILDWLTPTTVHVAVDGRIVGSGGMELVEDLEREGYQKWRVSK, from the coding sequence GTGACTGTTCCATCATTGTTTGAAGCCCAGGATCTATGGGTATCGGCCGCCGATACGACGATTTTGAAGGGTTTTTCGATCTCTGTTGCTCCAGGTGAGTTGCATGTGATCATGGGTCCCAACGGATCCGGTAAGTCAAGCTTTGCGAATGCGATCATGGGGAGTGCTGACTACCACATCGACAGTGGGCAGGTCATCTTCAAAGGGGTCGATATCAGCGCCCTTCCGGTTGATGAACGAGCAAAAGAGGGTATCTTCTTGGCTTTTCAGTATCCAGAGGAGATTCCTGGCGTCTCGGTGATTCAGTTCCTTCGTCAGGCCCTGCAGGCGCGACGTGGGGCGGACGTATCAGCGATCGAGGTACGTTTTGACCTACTTGAGTGGTTGGAGCGCCTCGGACTCGACCCCTCCTTTGCGTCACGCTACTTGAATGAAGGGTTCTCTGGAGGCGAGAAGAAACGGAATGAGATTATCCAGATGGCGATGATGCAACCTGAGCTTGCCATTCTGGACGAGACCGATTCAGGGTTGGACATCGACGCGTTGCGCACAGTAGCTCGTGGGATCGAGACGGTGCGAGAGGCGAAGCCGGAGATGGGCGTTATTCTGATCACCCATTATCAGCGTATTTTGGATTGGCTTACCCCAACGACCGTTCATGTCGCGGTCGATGGCCGAATCGTTGGATCCGGTGGTATGGAGTTGGTAGAGGATCTAGAACGAGAAGGATATCAAAAGTGGCGAGTGTCAAAGTAA
- a CDS encoding phosphodiester glycosidase family protein: protein MTQLLRTPTAKKQPKRHSIAYRRVRAIGVAGVVVAGSYGGIGMLSALGAPGSASLGVKFVEWVRGNGGASIVQTAENVWYTTHQPAVGGEPPKGSLRPVASVRQSHVAATSKILPPPKAIIPLVSPPLPHEGQWTPEGPLIDGSPALYVTLMRPDRVHTSLVAGVAWMDPHLVSFLQYAGAQEPPGGGAWPYMAPIQGSQASNLVAAFNSGFRMSDAQGGYYAYGRMAVPLRNGAASFVVNAQGTATVEQWTHGQNVPSSIKVVRQNLVPLVQSGHINPVVYSSNYQVWGATVGNQVLVWRSGVGVTSNGAIVYVSGPGLSVPSLARLLQRAGAVNAMELDINSAWTNFFYFNHTLGAPASPTNGYRLVYNMERPPQRYFEGTARDFVAVVARKTPL from the coding sequence TTGACACAACTTTTGCGAACACCAACAGCGAAGAAACAACCGAAGCGGCACTCAATCGCCTATCGTCGCGTTCGAGCCATTGGGGTGGCCGGAGTGGTCGTCGCAGGCAGCTACGGGGGTATCGGCATGCTCAGCGCGCTGGGTGCTCCCGGATCTGCCAGCTTGGGTGTGAAGTTCGTGGAGTGGGTTCGCGGCAACGGGGGTGCGAGCATCGTCCAAACCGCCGAGAATGTCTGGTATACAACCCATCAACCAGCGGTAGGCGGGGAACCACCGAAGGGTTCACTACGCCCTGTCGCCAGTGTACGGCAGAGTCATGTGGCCGCTACCTCGAAGATCCTTCCTCCGCCAAAAGCAATTATTCCTCTCGTGAGTCCACCGTTGCCCCATGAGGGACAATGGACCCCAGAGGGGCCACTGATCGATGGCTCCCCGGCCCTCTACGTCACGCTGATGCGACCCGACAGGGTACACACCTCGCTGGTGGCGGGTGTTGCCTGGATGGATCCCCATCTGGTGAGCTTCCTCCAGTACGCTGGCGCCCAAGAACCTCCGGGTGGCGGAGCCTGGCCCTACATGGCGCCAATCCAAGGATCTCAGGCGAGCAACCTTGTCGCAGCCTTCAACTCAGGGTTTCGTATGAGCGATGCACAGGGTGGCTACTACGCCTATGGTCGCATGGCGGTCCCGTTGCGGAATGGGGCTGCCTCCTTCGTCGTCAACGCCCAAGGAACGGCGACCGTTGAGCAGTGGACCCATGGTCAAAATGTTCCCTCGTCGATCAAGGTGGTGCGACAGAACCTCGTTCCACTCGTGCAGTCAGGACACATCAATCCGGTGGTCTACTCATCGAACTACCAGGTCTGGGGCGCCACCGTGGGCAATCAAGTGCTCGTCTGGCGATCAGGAGTGGGAGTCACCTCTAATGGTGCCATCGTCTACGTCAGTGGCCCAGGACTCTCCGTACCATCCCTAGCTCGCCTGCTCCAGCGAGCCGGTGCCGTGAATGCCATGGAACTTGATATCAACTCCGCATGGACGAATTTCTTCTATTTCAACCACACGCTCGGTGCTCCCGCAAGCCCAACGAACGGTTATCGACTGGTCTACAATATGGAACGACCGCCACAACGGTACTTCGAGGGAACGGCAAGGGACTTTGTCGCTGTCGTCGCCCGTAAGACCCCGCTTTAA
- a CDS encoding ferredoxin — MRIEVDYDKCQSNAVCEGLAPSVFEVRDDGFLYVINENPPEDLHAAILAAQAQCPTQAISVSD, encoded by the coding sequence ATGCGTATTGAAGTCGACTACGACAAGTGCCAGTCCAACGCCGTCTGCGAGGGGCTCGCACCCTCCGTTTTCGAGGTTCGAGATGATGGCTTCCTCTATGTCATCAACGAAAATCCTCCCGAAGATCTTCATGCTGCCATTCTTGCCGCTCAAGCGCAATGCCCCACGCAGGCCATCAGCGTGAGCGACTAA
- the sufU gene encoding Fe-S cluster assembly sulfur transfer protein SufU, producing MNDLDDLYREIILDHYKNPRNQGVLEGPTVHAEEGFNPLCGDEVKIYVQVEDGVVRDIKITGQGCSISRSSASLMSQAVKGQSIDEVKATVSRFKRMIAVEESDGEPEPVDLRVIGELAALQGVVKFPVRIKCATLPWNTLMLALEEAQLG from the coding sequence ATGAACGATTTAGACGATCTGTATCGCGAAATTATCCTTGATCACTATAAAAATCCTCGTAATCAGGGAGTGCTTGAAGGACCTACGGTCCATGCTGAAGAGGGCTTCAATCCACTGTGTGGTGATGAGGTGAAAATCTATGTGCAAGTCGAGGATGGTGTCGTGCGGGACATCAAGATCACCGGCCAAGGTTGTTCCATCTCCCGATCATCGGCGTCGCTCATGTCACAGGCGGTGAAGGGACAGTCGATTGATGAGGTCAAGGCGACGGTGAGCCGTTTCAAGCGGATGATTGCCGTTGAGGAGAGCGACGGTGAGCCAGAGCCAGTTGACCTGAGGGTCATCGGTGAATTGGCCGCCCTGCAAGGGGTCGTGAAGTTCCCGGTTCGGATCAAGTGCGCGACGTTGCCGTGGAATACCTTGATGCTCGCATTGGAAGAGGCGCAACTCGGCTGA
- a CDS encoding NAD(P)/FAD-dependent oxidoreductase, producing the protein MRRLVVVGGALAGHRAAVQARRLDAELDITVLASEDELPYQRPPLSKGYLAGTVSAQRVRLRGGGEGYRFLSGSPAVGVDLAKSLVFTEENAYPFDLLVVATGAQPRHLKGFAPDEAIIYLRTLTDATRLKEALTRIGHLTIIGGGFIGAEVAVTARNLGVNVTVVEQSSHLLSRAVGQRVSSIVESNLHEHNVELLLDSTAHLETTGGHRLVSNGTQSWPTDLVVVGVGVTPCTAWLSGALPLAEDEGIHVNEMGLVKGFEQVGAAGDVASWDHPLYGRSVRFEHFEVATNQALHTAQALVANTRVAYRELPFGWSDQGDLLLQVLGVPGPDLTEEVEEVEDGTIFLYRRDERLEGAVLVNAPEELTKLRDRINASLESQ; encoded by the coding sequence GTGCGTCGCCTCGTCGTTGTCGGAGGGGCACTCGCCGGTCATCGGGCAGCGGTCCAAGCTCGTCGCCTCGATGCGGAGCTTGATATCACCGTGCTCGCCAGTGAAGACGAACTGCCCTATCAACGTCCACCCCTTTCAAAGGGCTACTTAGCCGGAACCGTCTCCGCCCAACGAGTACGACTTCGAGGAGGTGGCGAGGGTTATCGTTTCCTCTCTGGCAGCCCCGCTGTAGGGGTTGATCTTGCGAAGTCATTGGTGTTCACGGAAGAGAACGCCTATCCGTTTGATCTCCTTGTGGTGGCCACCGGCGCACAGCCCCGCCACCTCAAAGGGTTCGCCCCCGATGAAGCGATCATCTACTTGAGAACTTTGACGGACGCAACGCGCCTCAAGGAGGCACTGACGCGCATCGGTCATCTCACTATCATCGGTGGTGGTTTTATCGGTGCCGAGGTTGCGGTCACAGCACGCAATCTGGGCGTCAATGTCACCGTCGTCGAACAGAGTTCACACCTCCTCTCGCGTGCCGTAGGCCAGCGTGTCAGCAGTATCGTCGAATCCAATCTCCATGAACACAACGTCGAACTGTTACTCGATAGTACGGCACACCTTGAGACCACAGGAGGCCATCGGCTCGTCAGCAACGGAACACAGAGCTGGCCGACCGACCTTGTGGTGGTAGGAGTGGGAGTCACTCCCTGCACTGCGTGGCTCAGCGGAGCGCTCCCATTGGCCGAGGACGAGGGAATCCATGTGAACGAAATGGGGCTTGTCAAGGGTTTTGAGCAGGTGGGAGCCGCTGGTGACGTCGCCAGTTGGGACCACCCCCTCTATGGACGTTCGGTCCGCTTTGAGCACTTTGAAGTCGCTACCAACCAAGCCCTACACACGGCCCAGGCGCTTGTGGCAAACACACGCGTTGCCTATAGGGAACTCCCCTTTGGATGGAGTGATCAAGGCGATCTCTTACTCCAAGTGCTTGGAGTACCAGGTCCCGATCTCACCGAGGAGGTCGAGGAGGTCGAGGATGGCACCATTTTCCTCTATCGGCGTGACGAGCGCCTCGAGGGTGCCGTACTCGTGAACGCACCCGAGGAGCTGACTAAGTTGCGAGATAGAATCAACGCCTCATTGGAAAGCCAGTGA
- the sufC gene encoding Fe-S cluster assembly ATPase SufC, translating to MAFLAVDDLHVAIGSKQVLQGVDLSVDKGEVVAVMGPNGSGKSTLVSTVMGRPNYQVVGGSVTIDGEEIAGWATDERARHGIALISQSQPEIPGVRVDELVTAMYRFRGLDPQGVSERIVAEAVELSLDQALLNRWVNVDLSGGEKKKLETLLVSAVPQSLVIGDEIDSGLDIDALRDVARRLRRLNEEKGTSLLLITHYPRLLREIKADRVVVLVRGKIVAEGGMDLAVELERSGYQQFGAEPAEHSAFD from the coding sequence ATGGCGTTCTTAGCAGTCGATGACCTTCATGTCGCAATCGGTTCCAAGCAAGTACTCCAAGGCGTTGACTTGTCGGTCGATAAGGGTGAAGTCGTTGCGGTGATGGGTCCGAATGGATCGGGGAAAAGTACTCTCGTCTCGACGGTCATGGGTCGCCCCAACTACCAAGTCGTTGGGGGTTCGGTCACCATCGATGGGGAGGAGATCGCCGGTTGGGCCACCGATGAGCGAGCTCGGCATGGCATCGCTTTGATCTCTCAGAGCCAGCCGGAGATCCCTGGTGTTCGTGTCGACGAATTGGTGACAGCCATGTACCGTTTCCGTGGCCTTGATCCACAAGGTGTCTCCGAACGTATCGTTGCTGAGGCTGTCGAGCTCTCACTTGATCAGGCACTGCTTAATCGTTGGGTGAACGTTGACCTCTCGGGTGGGGAGAAGAAAAAGCTCGAGACGTTGCTGGTGAGTGCGGTGCCGCAGTCACTCGTCATCGGTGACGAGATCGACTCTGGCCTCGATATCGATGCGCTGCGGGATGTGGCTCGTCGACTTCGACGGCTGAATGAGGAGAAGGGGACTTCGCTGCTTCTGATCACGCACTACCCTCGTCTCCTGCGTGAGATCAAAGCTGATCGAGTCGTGGTCCTCGTGCGCGGTAAGATTGTCGCCGAAGGCGGTATGGACTTGGCGGTCGAACTAGAACGCTCAGGCTATCAACAGTTTGGTGCTGAACCAGCAGAACACAGCGCGTTCGACTGA
- a CDS encoding non-heme iron oxygenase ferredoxin subunit, whose amino-acid sequence MDRIGATRDFEEGKPVKVDFNGFPVVVVRIDGELFAIGDTCSHAKYSLSEGEVYAEEREIECWKHGSTFSLRDGHPTCFPATKAVPVFEVVERTGEVFLEAPADSKINTKRS is encoded by the coding sequence ATGGACAGAATTGGCGCAACGCGAGATTTTGAAGAGGGCAAGCCGGTGAAGGTCGATTTCAATGGCTTTCCGGTGGTTGTTGTTCGAATCGATGGTGAACTCTTTGCTATTGGTGACACCTGTTCACATGCGAAATACAGCCTGTCGGAGGGCGAAGTGTACGCAGAGGAACGGGAGATTGAATGCTGGAAGCACGGCAGCACCTTTTCGCTCCGTGATGGGCACCCAACTTGCTTCCCGGCGACGAAGGCCGTTCCGGTCTTTGAGGTCGTCGAGCGGACTGGTGAGGTCTTCCTGGAGGCACCCGCAGACAGCAAAATCAACACGAAGAGAAGTTGA
- a CDS encoding aminotransferase class V-fold PLP-dependent enzyme has translation MASVKVTDQFSELRKDFPIFADIGASRPFYYLDSAASSQRPAVVIDTMSQYYRHSHANVHRGVYGLAEEATGIYEAARRHLGRFIGASDPAREIVFTKNATEALNLVAQGLGRVLLTSDSHVLLTEMEHHANLVPWMILQEQLGFTIEYLPFDAEGLLVLDNLDALLERASILGVTLMSNVLGTLNPITALSERAHEHGVLVVGDGAQFVPHFATDVRQLGVDCLAITGHKMLAPTGIGALWAKAEILERMQPFLGGGEMISDVRLDGFSAGEIPHKFEAGTPPIAEAAGWDVALDYLEMVGMDAISIHDRQLTSYAMTQMRERLDDRIRIFGPQDVTKRGGVLSFELTDVHPHDVAQVLDQHGVCVRAGHHCAKPLMRELGVGATARASFYLYNDEQDVDALIDALIDAYQLFHG, from the coding sequence GTGGCGAGTGTCAAAGTAACGGATCAGTTCAGCGAGCTCCGGAAGGATTTCCCGATTTTTGCCGATATTGGAGCGAGTCGGCCGTTTTACTATCTCGATTCGGCGGCTTCGTCGCAGCGACCAGCGGTGGTGATCGATACCATGAGTCAGTACTATCGCCACTCGCATGCCAATGTGCACCGGGGAGTCTATGGCTTGGCTGAAGAGGCGACAGGGATCTATGAGGCAGCTCGGAGACACCTTGGCAGGTTCATTGGTGCGAGCGATCCTGCTCGTGAAATCGTCTTTACCAAGAATGCCACTGAGGCGCTCAACCTGGTTGCGCAGGGTCTTGGGCGTGTCTTGCTGACATCGGATAGCCACGTTCTCCTCACGGAGATGGAGCACCATGCCAATCTGGTGCCGTGGATGATCCTGCAAGAACAGCTGGGTTTTACCATCGAGTATCTTCCCTTTGATGCCGAGGGGCTACTGGTGCTCGACAACCTGGATGCCCTCTTGGAGCGTGCGAGCATCCTTGGTGTTACCCTGATGTCGAATGTGCTTGGAACGTTGAATCCGATTACCGCGTTGAGCGAGCGGGCACATGAACACGGTGTACTGGTGGTTGGTGACGGTGCACAGTTCGTACCCCACTTTGCTACGGATGTTCGTCAGCTCGGCGTCGATTGTTTAGCCATCACCGGACATAAAATGCTCGCTCCCACTGGGATCGGGGCACTCTGGGCAAAAGCAGAGATCCTTGAACGTATGCAACCGTTTCTCGGCGGTGGTGAGATGATCTCTGACGTGCGACTCGATGGTTTCAGTGCTGGTGAAATCCCGCATAAGTTCGAGGCCGGCACTCCCCCGATCGCAGAGGCTGCGGGCTGGGATGTCGCCTTGGACTATCTTGAGATGGTTGGGATGGACGCCATCAGTATCCATGATCGTCAGCTCACGAGCTACGCGATGACGCAGATGCGCGAGAGGCTCGACGATCGTATCAGAATCTTTGGTCCACAAGACGTGACCAAACGAGGGGGTGTTCTCTCCTTTGAGCTCACCGACGTTCACCCTCATGACGTAGCCCAAGTGCTCGATCAACACGGGGTTTGTGTGCGTGCTGGACATCACTGTGCGAAGCCGCTTATGCGCGAGTTGGGGGTAGGTGCCACAGCCAGAGCATCGTTCTATCTCTACAACGACGAACAGGATGTCGACGCACTGATCGACGCACTGATCGACGCCTATCAGCTGTTTCACGGTTAG